One window from the genome of Pseudonocardia hierapolitana encodes:
- a CDS encoding alpha/beta fold hydrolase — protein MNIDATAPVDGAASLAAIDAMVRGVRIGYETFGEGPDLVWGHGLSQSRALEAEAPLVDWSRIAARVTRYDARGHGGSGSTPDLSGYTWAALAQDQRVAGNATDLTAQVGIGRGRSPGRRSHERRSHRR, from the coding sequence ATGAACATCGACGCCACCGCGCCGGTCGACGGGGCCGCCTCGCTCGCCGCGATCGACGCGATGGTCCGCGGGGTCCGGATCGGGTACGAGACGTTCGGAGAAGGCCCCGACCTGGTGTGGGGCCACGGGCTCTCCCAGAGCCGCGCGCTGGAAGCGGAGGCACCGCTGGTCGACTGGTCACGGATCGCCGCGCGCGTGACCCGGTACGACGCCCGCGGGCACGGCGGGTCCGGCAGCACCCCGGACCTGTCCGGATACACCTGGGCCGCCTTGGCACAGGACCAGCGGGTCGCGGGCAACGCCACCGACCTGACCGCACAGGTCGGCATCGGCCGCGGCCGGAGCCCTGGCCGGCGCTCACATGAACGCCGATCTCACCGCCGCTGA